Genomic DNA from Shouchella patagoniensis:
GCTGTTGATTCCTTTTTGATATTTTACCATTTGCTCTAGTTTTATCTTATTCAATTGACCGTAATCTGCTTCAATACCATTGATCTTAACTACAGGTATTTTCAACTGATACAGTTCAAGCAAATAATCATCTTTATAGATATCATAACATTCAATCGTAAAACGATACGTATCAGCTAATTTACTAAGCGTCTCAAAACCTTTGTCACATAAAGGGCAGCCTGATCTTGTATAAAATTCAACTTTCATAATAAAACCCTTTCATCATACCTTTTCCTTTTCGCTGAAGATAAAATTCCTAATTCATCCCTGTATTTTGCAATCACACGTCTAGACAAAGAAATCTGTTTATCTTCTTTTAAACGTTCAACTAACTTTTGATCAGATAAAGGCTTTTGTTTATCTTCGGCGTTAATTAATTCTTTTAACCATGCCTTCACCGATTGGTTGGTCAATGCTCCATTTGTTTTGGAGATATTTGCAGTGAACAGCGTTTTTAGTTCAATCAATCCCTTTGGCGTTTGCGCATATTTATGTGCTGTTGCGCGGCTAACAGTGGATTCATGAATGTCCAACTCTTGTGCGATATCAAATAAAGTCAAAGGCTTTAAAGTACCATTTTGAGAAAACAAATAATCACGTTGAACATTTGCTAGTACTTCCGTTACACGTAAAATGGTTTGTTGTCGTTGCTCTAAGCTTTTTTTAAGCCAATCTACATGCTGTCCCTTTTGTTTTGCATACTGTTTCGTCTCATCGTGCTCTTCAAGCAACCTTTTATATTCTTCTTGAATTCTAATAGAAGGTAATACGTCACTATTTAAATAAACAACGACTTCATTAGAATGTCCGGTTATATAAACATCCGGCGCTGCATAAACTGTGGGCTCTTGATAAAAAGCGAGTCCAGGTTTTGGATCCATTTGTTTAATTTGATCGTAAATTAATTGAATTTCTTGAATGCTTATGTCAAATTTTTTAGCCAGTTGCTTCCATTTTCTTTCGGCAAGAGCTCCTATTTCAGTCAATGCCATTTCCGCGGCTAGCGGGTGGACATTACTATGTTTTTTTAGTTGTAAAGCGATACATTCACCGAGACAACGAGCGCCTACTCCTGCTGGTTCAAGTGCTTGTAAAAGATGAAGAAGACGTTCGCCAGCTTCGTGCCCAATTCCTAATCTAGTGGAAATACGCTCAATTGAATCACTCAAGTAACCGTCATCCCTTAAACTATCAATTAAGTAATGGAGATGCTGTAAAGTAGTTTGCGAGAGTCCACTTATACCTACAAGCTGACTGCGTAAATGTTGATTCAACGAATAAACTTCTGTTGATAGATTTTCCAATGCAGCATGCTTTTCATCACTCGACATTGATGGTGCAAATCGACTCATTTCATCGTTTTCCTGCCTAGCTGGTTCACGTAATTCCAGCAAGGGGTTTTCTAGAGCCTGTTCTTCTAAATAAGAGCAAACATCCATCGTTGAATATTGAAGCAAATAAATGGCTTGCCTCAGTTCTTGCGTCATCACTAAATTGGTTGTTTGCTTCTGGTAAAGACCAATCTCCATACTCAATCCCTCCTCATTTCATCATAGCATAAAAAAAGAAAACATTACGTTGGAAACGCTTTCTTTTTGTTCAATCTCGCTTTTCTTATCCTTTATTAGGTTTACATCTATTTATTTTAGGCTATCCTTAAAGCAGGGCATTTTTGTTTAGATATGGAATATTAATATCAAGTTCAATGCGGATAATTTGACCTTCATTGACCTTTAGAGTATGATGACTACATAGTAAGCAGTTTACTAAAACTTTTAACCCAATATGACATTAGGAGGAATCCATTTTGAATTTAATTCCTACAGTAATTGAACAGACAAATCGTGGCGAACGTGCTTATGACATCTATTCCCGCTTGTTAAAAGACCGGATCATTATGTTAGGGAGTGGCATCGATGACAATGTTGCCAATTCAATTGTTGCACAGTTGCTATTCCTGCAAGCAGAAGACCCTGAAAAAGATATTTCTCTTTACATCAACTCTCCAGGTGGATCAATTACAGCTGGAATGGCGATTTATGATACGATGCAATTTATTAAACCTGATGTATCAACTATATGTATCGGTATGGCTGCATCAATGGGTGCATTTTTACTTACTGCTGGAGCGAAAGGCAAAAGAATGGCGCTACCGAATAGTGAAGTGATGATCCATCAACCACTTGGTGGCATGCAAGGTCAAGCAGCCGATATGGAAATTCACGCTCGTCGCATTATTGAAATGCGTCAGAAGCTTAATGAAATTATGGCAGATCGCTCTGGTCAGCCTTATGAACGTGTTGCTAAGGATACCGACCGCGATAATTTCATGACTGCCGAACAAGCAAAAGATTATGGTTTGATTGACAAAGTCATTGAAACATCTTCTAAATAATAATTTAAGCCTTCCAGTACTGAACTGGGAGGCTTTTTCCATCTTCTTTTCTATGACTAGATGAAAAATTTTATAAGCGAAGGATAACACATTCTTTATCCTTATAGCTTTTTACTGCATCTAAAAATGGTCGAGATAAGTGTTATCTTTCTCCACAACCAACGCTCCCTTTGAATTCACTATCCACTTTAGTTTTTACGTTCTTTTGAAAACAAAAAAAAACATAACGCAAAGCGCCATGTTTTCCCTTCTTATCTATTCTTCTTTTTGGACATAAGCTACTAGAGATTCAAGTGCTTCATCTTCATCATGACCTTCAGTAACAAGGGTAATAACAGTGCCACGACCGAGCGCTAAACTCATAAGCCCCATAATACTTTTTGCGTTCACTCTTGAATGTTCTTTTACAATAAATACATCTGAAGCGAATCGGTTTGCTTCTTGGACAAACATTGCAGCTGGACGCGCTTGCAAACCTGTTTTTAATTGAATAGTCACTTCTTTTTCTGCCATTGGAAATCCCCCTATTTTAACTGTTTTTGATCATATGTTCCATTACGTAGCTTGTCCGCAAATTCATCGATTTTTCTTAGGCGATGATTGATACCTGATTTGCTCACTTTTCCGCCTTCCATCATTTCACCTAATTCTTTCAATGTAACATCCTGATGTTTGACCCGGAGCTCTGCCACTTCCCTAAGCTTTGGTGGTAAATTCTCAAGACCGATCTCTTTTTCTACATATCGAATGTTTTCTACTTGACGCAATGCAGCTCCAACAGTTTTATTTAAATTCGCTGTTTCGCAATTTACTAACCGGTTCACAGAATTCCGCATGTCTTTTAGAATCCGCACATCCTCAAAATAGAGTAATGCTTGGTGAGCACCAATAATATTAAGAAACTCTGTTATTTTTTCACTTTCTTTTAAATAGGTGATAAACCCTTTTTTACGTTCTAAAGTTTTTGCTGACAAAGAAAACTCGTTCATCAAATCACAAATTGCTTGATTATGCTCTTCATAAAGAGAAAAGACTTCTAAGTGATAAGACGAAGTTTCTGGGTGATTAATTGAACCACCGGCCAAAAATGCTCCACGCAAATATGCCCGCTTGCAACATGAATCTTTCACCATTTCTGAAGAAATAGAGCGAATAAATTGAAAAGAACTACCAAGAATTGATAAATCCTCCAGAAGTTCCCGAGCCTCTTTGGAGATTCGAACTAGATAGACATTATTCTTTTTTAGACGCATCTTTTTTCGGACCAACAGTTCAATATGAATACCTGGATAAACATATTTTATTAATGTATAAATTCGTCTCGCTATTGCTGCATTTTCAGTCGATACATCTAAGCCCACTTTTTGATTCCCAAGAGACAAAGACCCATTCATTCTTATCAAAGCAGCCAGTTCTGCTTGAGCACAACAAGAGACGATCTCAAGTTGCGTTAATTCTTTTTTGGCGTTTGCTGCAAAAGACACGCCCCTCACCCTTTCTTAAGGGCGGCAATTCCTCCGCCCTAACAGCTGCTTCTTTCATTTGTTTACTGTGGTTGTTCTTTTAACAAATCAAGTAATGCTTCTGACACTTTCATTGCATCGTGACGTAGCTTCTGGTTTGATTCTAACACAAAACGGTCTTTAATAATGGACACGCCTAAATCTTCAAGTACTTTGTCATCAACGATAACTTGTTGTGCCCTTTCTACTTGATATCGTTCTAACACAGCTTCAGAAATCGGTTCGCCATTAACCAATACATACTTAACTAGCCCTTCACCACAATGATTTATTAACCCTTGCAAATGATCTGAAGCTGTATACCCATCGGTCTCGCCCGCTTGTGTCATAGCATTACAAATATACGCTTTTTTAGCCTTTGAATTTCGAATCGCTTCAACAATTCCCGGCACCAGCAAATTAGGTAATATGCTCGTATATAAAGACCCTGGACCAAGCACAATTAAATCAGCTTGTGCTAACTCTTGAATTGTCTCTGGAAGAGGCGTGACGTAGGAAGGTGATAAATATACGCGTTTAATCCCTTTTGATGCTAGTGGGATTTGTGATTCTCCTGATACAATTGAACCATCATTCATTTCAGCATGCAAAATAATGCTTTCATTTGCTGCTGGCAATACTCGCCCACGTACATTTAATACGCGACTTATTGTTGAAATTCCTTTTTGGAAATCACCTGTGATGGATGTCATCCCAGCTAATAGCAAATTACCAAGCGAATGACCATTTAAGCCATCACCGCTTGCAAATCGATGTTGAAATAGTTCTTCGACCAATGGTTCGACTTCTGCAAGTGCGACTAATACGTTTCGTACATCGCCTGGTGGTGGGATATCCAACTCTTTCCGTAAAATACCTGAACTGCCTCCATCATCTGCAACGGTAACAATCGCTGTAATATCTACTTCAAACGTTTTTAAACCTCGTAAGATAACGGATAATCCTGTTCCCCCACCGATGACAACCACTTTTTTTCTCATAAGTGTTGTGCCTTACGTTTATCAATATCTCGGTGACCTGCCCGGGCATCATAACTCGCTTCATAATAGGAACTAAAATATTCCGCAAGTGTTACTGACCGATGTTGTCCGCCAGTACAACCAATGCCAATAACAACTTGGCTCTTTCCTTCACGTTTATATTGTGGCAACACA
This window encodes:
- a CDS encoding glutaredoxin family protein gives rise to the protein MKVEFYTRSGCPLCDKGFETLSKLADTYRFTIECYDIYKDDYLLELYQLKIPVVKINGIEADYGQLNKIKLEQMVKYQKGINSF
- the rpoN gene encoding RNA polymerase factor sigma-54, whose product is MEIGLYQKQTTNLVMTQELRQAIYLLQYSTMDVCSYLEEQALENPLLELREPARQENDEMSRFAPSMSSDEKHAALENLSTEVYSLNQHLRSQLVGISGLSQTTLQHLHYLIDSLRDDGYLSDSIERISTRLGIGHEAGERLLHLLQALEPAGVGARCLGECIALQLKKHSNVHPLAAEMALTEIGALAERKWKQLAKKFDISIQEIQLIYDQIKQMDPKPGLAFYQEPTVYAAPDVYITGHSNEVVVYLNSDVLPSIRIQEEYKRLLEEHDETKQYAKQKGQHVDWLKKSLEQRQQTILRVTEVLANVQRDYLFSQNGTLKPLTLFDIAQELDIHESTVSRATAHKYAQTPKGLIELKTLFTANISKTNGALTNQSVKAWLKELINAEDKQKPLSDQKLVERLKEDKQISLSRRVIAKYRDELGILSSAKRKRYDERVLL
- the clpP gene encoding ATP-dependent Clp endopeptidase proteolytic subunit ClpP; its protein translation is MNLIPTVIEQTNRGERAYDIYSRLLKDRIIMLGSGIDDNVANSIVAQLLFLQAEDPEKDISLYINSPGGSITAGMAIYDTMQFIKPDVSTICIGMAASMGAFLLTAGAKGKRMALPNSEVMIHQPLGGMQGQAADMEIHARRIIEMRQKLNEIMADRSGQPYERVAKDTDRDNFMTAEQAKDYGLIDKVIETSSK
- a CDS encoding HPr family phosphocarrier protein, which produces MAEKEVTIQLKTGLQARPAAMFVQEANRFASDVFIVKEHSRVNAKSIMGLMSLALGRGTVITLVTEGHDEDEALESLVAYVQKEE
- the whiA gene encoding DNA-binding protein WhiA — encoded protein: MSFAANAKKELTQLEIVSCCAQAELAALIRMNGSLSLGNQKVGLDVSTENAAIARRIYTLIKYVYPGIHIELLVRKKMRLKKNNVYLVRISKEARELLEDLSILGSSFQFIRSISSEMVKDSCCKRAYLRGAFLAGGSINHPETSSYHLEVFSLYEEHNQAICDLMNEFSLSAKTLERKKGFITYLKESEKITEFLNIIGAHQALLYFEDVRILKDMRNSVNRLVNCETANLNKTVGAALRQVENIRYVEKEIGLENLPPKLREVAELRVKHQDVTLKELGEMMEGGKVSKSGINHRLRKIDEFADKLRNGTYDQKQLK
- a CDS encoding gluconeogenesis factor YvcK family protein, encoding MRKKVVVIGGGTGLSVILRGLKTFEVDITAIVTVADDGGSSGILRKELDIPPPGDVRNVLVALAEVEPLVEELFQHRFASGDGLNGHSLGNLLLAGMTSITGDFQKGISTISRVLNVRGRVLPAANESIILHAEMNDGSIVSGESQIPLASKGIKRVYLSPSYVTPLPETIQELAQADLIVLGPGSLYTSILPNLLVPGIVEAIRNSKAKKAYICNAMTQAGETDGYTASDHLQGLINHCGEGLVKYVLVNGEPISEAVLERYQVERAQQVIVDDKVLEDLGVSIIKDRFVLESNQKLRHDAMKVSEALLDLLKEQPQ